GTAGCACCGGGCCAGACCGCGGCGCTGGCAGTCCGCCAGCACCTTGCCCACCAGCGCCGGGGGCACCGCCACGACCGCCAGGTCGACCGGCCCGTCCGGCAGCTCCGTGGAGCCCGCGCCGAGCGCGGCGGCCGTGCGGGCGGCGTCCGGGTCGGCGTCCTCCAGATAGACCGCGACCCCGCGGGCGGTGAGCGCGAGGGCGGCGGAGGTGCCGATCAGTCCGGTGCCGATGACGGCGGCTGTGCGCATGACGGGGCTGGTCTCCTGGTGCGGACGGAACACTGTTCCGCCCATCCTCTCGCAGCCCCCGCCTCCGCGGCGAAGCCGCCCGCCCCGCGAGATGCGTGCACCGCCCGGGGCGCCGGGGGGGCACGCCCGCAACCGGGGTGGGGGCCGGGGCCGTCCCCCCATCCGACGCGCAGCGCAAATCCACGGCGGACGGGCGCGGACCCGGGCAGACTGGCGGCCCGGACCGGGGACGGACGAAGGGCAGGGCGGGGTGGCAGCAGAGACGGCAGCGGCGGATCGGTGGGAGTCGGTACTCGACTCGGTGGTGGTGTACGCGAGCGGGGCGCTGTGCCGGCGCCGGGCGCGCGGCACGGTGCCGACGGACGGCGGGGTGCGGCTGACCGGCCTGCCGAGGGTGGCGGACGCGGGTTCGCTCCGCGCCGCCGTGCTCTCCGGCGGTGCCCGGGTGACGGCGGCCCGGCTGGAGCCGGAGGCGGAGGTGCGCAGCCGCTCGGACCTGCCCGGGCTGCGCCGCCGGGTGGAGCGGGCGCAGGACGCCGCGGAGGCCCTGCGGCAGCGTTCGGCGCGGCAGGAGGCGCGGATCGCGGAGGTCTCCGCGGTGCGGGCCGTGCCGCCGCCGCTGCAGGCGGACTCGCCGCACCGCCGGACGCCCGCCGACGCCTGGCTCCAGCTGGCGGACTTCGTGGACGAGCGGCTGGCCGCGCTGCACGGCCGGTCCGCCGCCCTGGCCGAGGAGCTGCGGTTGGCCGAGCACGAACTGTCGCTGGCGGAGGACGCGTTGGCGCGGGCCTCGTCCGCGGTGGCGGTCGGCCCTGTGACGCTCGGCTGCACCGCCGTGGTGACCCTGGAGGGCGCGCCGGAGGGTGCCGAGGTGGAGCTGGAGGTGGAGTACGGGGTGCCGGGCGCGGTGTGGGTGCCGACGTACCGGCTGACCTACCGCCGGGGCGAGGACACCGGGACGCTGCTGCTGCGCGCCCAGCTCGCCCAGCGCACCGGCGAGGACTGGTCGGGCGTGCGGATCGGCCTGTCCACGGCGGACCTGCAGCGCCGCACCGACCTGCCGCAGTTGCGCTCGTTGCGGATCGGGCGGCGGCAGCCCGCGCCGGCGCCGTCCGGCTGGCGGGAGCCCCCAGCGGGGCTCGGCGATCTGTTCACCGGGTACGACGCGGCAGGCCGGCCGCCGCAGCCGCGCCCGTCGCGCGGGATGAGGCCGATGGCGGGCGGCGGGCGTCCGGGCCGGGCGGCCCGGCCGGGCGGCGGCGCGGACGCGACGCTGGCCGGGGGTGTCCCGGCCGCGGAGGTCGCGCTGCCGTTCGCCGCGCCACCGCCCCCTCCGCCGCCGGCTCCCGGTGCCGCCCCGCAGGCCTTCCCGATGCCGGCGCCGGCCGCGCAGGCGTACGGCGCGGCCCCGCAGCCGCCGGGGGCGATGCCGCCGCCGGCGCCGGTGGCGTCCGCCCGGATGTCACGGAGTCGGGGGATGTCCGGCGGCGGACTGCGCTCGGCCTCGTTCGCCGCGCACGACGAGCCGGTGCCGGAGCCGCTGCCGGAGCCGGTGCCGGCGGGCCCCTCGCCGGCGCAGCTGGACTACGCGGGCCTGGTGCTGGACGGCCCGGACCGGCCGGCGCACCGGCGCGGTCTGCTGTTCCCGGGGGCGGTGCACGACCCGTCGACGACGGAGTCCCGCAATCTGGCGGAGTCGGTGGCCGGGCTGGCGCTGCCCGCGCACGCGGTGCGGCCGCGGGTCTCCGCGGGCTCCTTCGACCAGCGGTACGACGCGGCGGCCCGGGCGGACGTCCCCTCGGACGGCACCTGGCACACCGTCACGGTCGGGGAGGTGCCGGTGTCGCTGAGCACGGAGTACGTCTGCGTGCCGGCGGTCGAGGAGGCGGTGTACGGGACGCTGGTGCTGGCCAACGCGACCGCGTCGGCGCTGCTGGCCGGGCCGGTGGAGGTCACCGTGGACGGCGACTTCCTGCTGACCGCGGCGCTGCCGACGCTGGCCGCGGGGGCGGCCCGCCGGGTCGGCCTCGGTCAGGCGGAGGCGGTCCGGGTGGCCCGGCGCACGGAGCTGAAGGAGTCCACCGCGGGCATGCTCAACAGCACCACCGTGCTGGACCACCGGATCCATGTGGAGCTGGCGAACCGGCTGTCGCACCCGGTCACCGTGGAGGTGCGCGAGCGGGTGCCGGTCTCCGCCGACCAGGACGTGCGGATCGAGGAGCGTGCCGACTGGCGCGGCCCCGACCACCCGTCCGAGGAGTTCCCGGCGAGCACCCGGCGCTGGCGGGTGGAGCTGCCCGCCGGCGGCACCGCCGAACTCGACGGCGGCTACGAGATCCGCATCCCGGCCGGCAAGGCCATCGTCGGCGGCAACCGGAGGAGCTGACCATGACCGACACACCCGACACCCCGCCGACCGGCACCCCGCCGGCCGACCACGCGCTGCCCGACCACCCGCTGCCGGTGACGGCGGTGACCTGCCTGGAGGACCGCGCGCACGTCGAGCGGACGGCCCGGGTGGAGCTGGCCGCCGGCGTCCACCGGCTGCGGCTCGGCCCGATCTCCGCGCTCGCCGTGGACCGCACCCTGCGCGCGGAGGCGACCGTCCGGGAGGGCTCCGCCGAGGGCGGCGTCCGGGTGCTGGACGCCCGGGTGGTGCGCGGCTGGGCGCCGCGGGCCCCGCTGCCGCCCACCGGCGAGGACTCCGAGCTGCGGCACCGGGTGCACGCCCTGGAGCAGGAGCAGCTCGCCGAGACCCGTACCCGGGAACGGCTGGAGGCCCGGCTGGCGCTGCTCGCCCAGCTCGCCTCCGATCTGCTGCGGGAGATCGGCGAGGGCGCCGGCCGCGGCGAGCTGGAACGCAGCCGCTGGAGCCGCGAGCTCGACCGGATCGACGGCGAGCGCGACACGCACGGGGAGAAGCTGCGGGTCTCCCGGGCGCGGCTGGAGGAGCTGGCCGTGGACCTGGCGGCGGCCCGGCGGGCGCTGGACGCAGCCGAGCAGGAGCCCGCCGAGCTGTTCGCCCACGTCGAGGTGACGGTGCAGGCGGAGTCCGCGGGCCCGGTCGAGCTGAAGGTCGGCCATCTGACGCCGTGCGCGCTGTGGCGTCCGGCGTACCGGGCGTCGCTGTCGGGCGGCCGGCTGGTACTGGAGACCGAGGCCGTGGTGTGGCAGCGGACCGGCGAGGACTGGTCGGGGGCGGGGCTGACCTTCTCCACGGCCCGCTCGGCGCTGGCCTCGGAGCCGCCCCGGCTGACCGAGGACCTGCTGACGCTGCGGGAGCGCACCGCGGAGGAGCGACGGACGGTCGAGGTGGAGCTGCGCGAGGAGGCGATCGGCACCACCGGGCCGTCCGCGGACGGCCTGCCGGGCGTGGACGACGGCGGCGAGGTGCGGGTGCTGCGGGCGCCGTCGCCGGCCTCGGTGCCGGCCGACGGCCGGGCGCACCGGATCCCGCTGACCGTGTTCGACACGGCGGCGAGCAGCGAGTTCGCGGCGGCGCCGGAGCTGTCGCCGCTGGTGACGCGGGTGGTGCGGTTCCGAAACGACGCGGGGCACGCGCTGCTCGCCGGCCCGGTGGACCTGGTGCAGGGCAGCGGCTTCACCGGCCGCGGTGAGCTGCGGTTCACCGCCCCGGGGGCGCCGGCGGAGCTCGCCTTCGGCAGCTCGGACGGCCACCGGGTGGTCCGGGAGACCGAGGAGAGCCGCGGCACGGCCGGCATCACCGGACGGACGGTGGTCACCCGGACGGTCCGGCTGCACCTGTCGCGGTTCTCCGGGCCGGAGGAGCGGGACGAGCAGGTGGTGACGGTGCGCGAGCGGATCCCGGTCTCCGAGGTGTCCTCGGTGGAGGTCAAGCTGCGCAAGGAGCTCTGCTCGCCGGCACCGGACGAACTGGACGCGGAGGGCGTCGTCCGCTGGGACGTGCCCCTGCCGCCGGACGGCCGACGCACCCTCACCCTGGTGTACGAGGTGTCGGCGGCGGCGAAGGTGGCGGGCCTGTGAGCCCGGTCAAGCCGGATTTGTTCCGTCAACTCCGGTAGAAATGACCCATGATCTACCATCTCGCCCCGCTGGACGACTGGCTGCGCGACCCGGGGCGGCCGTACGCGGCCGCCTCGCTGCTCACCGACGGCTTCATCCACTGCTCGGCCGACGAGCAGACGGTGCTGGCCGTCGCCAACCTGTTCTTCGCCGACACCCCCGACCCGCTGATGGCGCTGCTGATCGAGGAGAAGCTGGTCGAGCCGATGGTGAAGTGGGAGGCGCCCTCCGGCCCGCCGCCGGAGGGCGCCACGCCCGGGGTGCTGTTCCCGCACATCTACGGCCGGCTGAACCGGACGGCCGTGATCGGCCTGGAGAAGGTCGAGCGCGGTGCGGACGGCCGCTGGGAGCGCCTGCTGCCCTGGAGCTGAGCCGGGCCCGCCCCGCCGGGCGGGGCATCGGTCAGAGCCAGCCGCGCTCGCGGGCCGCCATGCCCGCCTGGAAGCGGGTGGTGGCGCCGAGCTGGCGCATCAGGCTCTGCAGCCGGCGCTGCGTGGTGCGGGCGCTCCAGCCGAGCGAGCGGGCGATCGACTCGTCGGTCAGGCCCGCGGCGAGCAGGCCGAGCAGCTTGCGGTGGTCGGCCTCGGGGCCGGTGTCGGCCTCGCCGTCGCCGATCGCCGCCTGCAGGGGCACGGCGCGCTCCCACTCGGCCTCGAAGAGGGCGTCCAGGGCCTGAAGCAGCGCCGAGGGGTGGATGACGTAGGCGGCGTCCAGCACGCTGTCGCCGACGGTGATCGGGATGATCGCCATCTTGTCGTCCGACATCATCATCTTCATCGGCAGCGCGGGCCGGACCCGGGCCTCCTCGCCGTCCTCGACGCCGATGAGGATCTCCTTCTCCAGCCGCCCCGGCCAGGCCACCGCGTCCTTGTCGTACACGGTGCGGAACCGCACGCCCGCCTTGAGCTTGGCCCGCTGGCGGGGCATCTGGGCGACCGGGTCCTGGATGTACGGCGGGCAGTCGAAGCCGCGCACCTGGTACTGGCTGGTGTCGACGAGGTGCTCCAGCCGCTGGGCGATCGCCTCGCCGCCGGTGAGCACCTCGACCGAGTGCGCCGGGTCCGTGTAGCGGGACGCCTCACGGAAGGCGTCCATCAGCCGGTGCATCTCGGCCCGCGCGCTGCGCAGCTCCGCCTCGCGGTGACCGATGAGGGTGCCGATGGCGACGTCCGGGGCGACCGCGAGGTACCGTTCCCGGTCGACGGGGGCGCGGGTGGCCATGCCCTGCTCGGCCAACCGGTCGAGGGCGTCCTGGCTCTGCTGCAGTGTCAGGTCGCACTGCCCGGCCAGCTCCTCGGCGGTGGACTGCGGCGAGACCACCAGGGCCGCATACACCTGTCCGTCCGGCCGTCCGAGGCCGAGCGCTCCGAATGCGTCGAGCACGCCGCTCCTTCCCCCATGCGGCCAGGACCCCGTGGCGCAGTTCCGCCACTCTTCGAGCCTCTGTCCGGTGGCCATCCTGCGCCACAGATCCACATGATGACAAGGCGGTGCGTCGAGGTTCACACGGGCCCCCCGCCGATGAGCCGGAAGGCCTCCCCGCCGTCCGGCGGGGAGGCCTTCGATTCGAAGGTGCGGCGGGGGCCGATCCTTAGAGGCCGACCTCGCGCATCAGCTGGCCGACCTCGGGGTTGGTGAGGCGGCGCAGCCAGCCGGACTTCTGGTCGCCGAGCGCGATCGGCCCGAAGTGGGTGCGCACCAGCTTCTCCACCGGGTAGCCCATCTCGGCGAGCATCCGCCGGACGATGTGCTTGCGGCCCTCGTGGAGGGTGACCTCGACCAGGTAGTTCTTGCCGACGTTGGAGACCACCTTGAAGGAGTCCGCGCGGGCCCAGCCGTCCTCCAGCTCCACGCCCTTCGCGAGCTGCTTGCCGAGGTCGCGCGGGATCGGGCCCTGGATGGCGCACAGGTAGGTCTTGGTGACGCCGTACTTCGGGTGGGTGAGGCGGTGGGCCAGCTCGCCGTGGTTGGTGAGCAGGATGATGCCCTCGGTCTCGGTGTCGAGGCGACCGACGTGGAAGAGCCGGGTCTCGCGGTTGGTGACGTAGTCGCCGAGGCACTGGCGGCCGTCCGGGTCCTCCATGGTGGAGACGACGCCGGCGGGCTTGTTCAGCGCGAAGAACAGGTAGGACTGGGTGGCGACGGTCAGGCCGTCCACCTTGATCTCGTCGTTCTCCGGGTCGACCCGCTTGCCCTGCTCGGTGACGCGCTTGCCGTTCACCTCGACGCGGCCCTGCTCGATGAGCTCCTCGCAGGCCCGGCGGCTGCCCATGCCGGCCCGCGCGAGCACCTTCTGCAGGCGCTCGCCCTCGGGCTCGCCGAAGGTCTTCGGGGTCTTCACGGCCGGCTTGTCGTGCCGGGCGAGCACCGCGTCCTCGATCTTGGCCTGCAGCTCCCGGGAGCGCTGCGGCTGGCGCCGCGGGTCGCCCGGGGCGCCCTGGCCCTCACGGCGGGGCTTGGGCGCCGGGCCGGGACGGCGCGCGGTGTAGCCGCTGCGGCCGGGGGTGGCGTTCGGGCCGCCGCCGTACTCGGGGCGGTCGTAGCGGCGCTCCTCGGGGCGCAGCGGGCGGTCCGGGTACCGGCGGTCGTCACGCCGGTCGTCACGCCTGTCGTCACGCCTGTCGTCGCCGCGCCGCTGCGAGGAGCCGCCGCCGTACGACGAGCCGCCACCGTAGGAGGAGCCGCCGCTGCCGCGGCCGCCGCCGTGCGACGAGCCCCCGCCGTACGAGGAGCCGCCGCCTCCGCGGCCGCCGCCGTACGAGCCCCCGCCGGACGAGGACCCTCCGCGTGGGCCGCCGCCGCTCCGGCCCCCGCCCTGTCCGCCGCGTCCCTGGCCTCCCCGGCCCTGGCCGCCGCTGTTGTTCCTGCCGTTGCCACTGCTGCGCATCAAAATGTCCGTACGTCGTGTCCGTCGTGGGAGTGCGTGTCGTGCCGGCCGACCTCACCGCCCCCTCACCGATCGGACGCGGACCGTCAGGCGTTCTCGCCGTCGGCCGCGCGGGCGGCAGCCACCGCCTCCGCGATCATCGTGCCCTCGAGG
This genomic window from Streptomyces sp. TLI_235 contains:
- a CDS encoding regulatory LuxR family protein; the protein is MLDAFGALGLGRPDGQVYAALVVSPQSTAEELAGQCDLTLQQSQDALDRLAEQGMATRAPVDRERYLAVAPDVAIGTLIGHREAELRSARAEMHRLMDAFREASRYTDPAHSVEVLTGGEAIAQRLEHLVDTSQYQVRGFDCPPYIQDPVAQMPRQRAKLKAGVRFRTVYDKDAVAWPGRLEKEILIGVEDGEEARVRPALPMKMMMSDDKMAIIPITVGDSVLDAAYVIHPSALLQALDALFEAEWERAVPLQAAIGDGEADTGPEADHRKLLGLLAAGLTDESIARSLGWSARTTQRRLQSLMRQLGATTRFQAGMAARERGWL
- a CDS encoding pseudouridine synthase, with protein sequence MRSSGNGRNNSGGQGRGGQGRGGQGGGRSGGGPRGGSSSGGGSYGGGRGGGGSSYGGGSSHGGGRGSGGSSYGGGSSYGGGSSQRRGDDRRDDRRDDRRDDRRYPDRPLRPEERRYDRPEYGGGPNATPGRSGYTARRPGPAPKPRREGQGAPGDPRRQPQRSRELQAKIEDAVLARHDKPAVKTPKTFGEPEGERLQKVLARAGMGSRRACEELIEQGRVEVNGKRVTEQGKRVDPENDEIKVDGLTVATQSYLFFALNKPAGVVSTMEDPDGRQCLGDYVTNRETRLFHVGRLDTETEGIILLTNHGELAHRLTHPKYGVTKTYLCAIQGPIPRDLGKQLAKGVELEDGWARADSFKVVSNVGKNYLVEVTLHEGRKHIVRRMLAEMGYPVEKLVRTHFGPIALGDQKSGWLRRLTNPEVGQLMREVGL